GGAGAGGCCGATGATCGGGATCCGGCTGCCGGGAAAGATCTCCTGGATCTTCTCGATGAGCGGCACGCCGCCTTCCGCGTCGGCCATCCGGAGGTCGAGGACGAGGAGATCCGGTCTCCGGTACCTCAAGGCCTCGATCACGGTGCGCGACGAGTCCGCCCGGAGGACCCGGTAGTCGTCCA
This Terriglobia bacterium DNA region includes the following protein-coding sequences:
- a CDS encoding response regulator; protein product: DDYRVLRADSSRTVIEALRYRRPDLLVLDLRMADAEGGVPLIEKIQEIFPGSRIPIIGLSSDPSADPERLTHLGVDRFITKPFSLSLLRSVARELLDAYRPA